Proteins co-encoded in one Abyssibacter profundi genomic window:
- a CDS encoding GGDEF domain-containing protein, with product MNTTDNPALTPEAENRAELPESLLLAQLERGLGELQFVPALERPFRRYLRSRLINHLRLACVAGLVLIAATQLLSTWVLAPPAGALQWQAVLLCGVLAPVLVHAIWVLNRPSGLRWLDAVAMAAVGALVLVGLALPAIYQQHGAVFPFPFTELAVVVIPILAARRFPVALGCVLLVLFALALRDLLLQRFGVGTMLQLFNLTMFASVALAGGFVQEWVLRRHFLSEGLYLLRSVRDPLTQLLNRRGFDAEARRIWATARREQQSVGVAMIDIDHFKQLNDAWGHAAGDRMLSRLAEVLRSQAARRPMDLVGRLGGEEFAVLWYDLPADTVAAQAERVRQAVEALALDHPQHAAVTISVGCTQLIPRGDLTVSDALAVADSALYRAKSGGRDRVEYAAPPRAFSAGGSGCQPAAASD from the coding sequence GTGAACACCACAGACAACCCAGCATTGACACCAGAGGCAGAGAACCGGGCCGAGCTGCCCGAGTCGCTATTGCTGGCCCAGCTGGAACGGGGCCTTGGCGAATTGCAGTTTGTTCCCGCGCTGGAGCGGCCGTTCCGGCGTTATCTGCGATCCCGTCTGATCAACCACCTGCGTCTGGCCTGCGTCGCCGGCCTGGTGCTGATCGCCGCGACGCAACTGCTCAGCACCTGGGTGCTCGCGCCGCCTGCCGGCGCGCTGCAGTGGCAGGCGGTCTTGCTCTGCGGCGTGCTCGCGCCGGTGCTCGTGCATGCCATCTGGGTGCTGAACCGACCCAGCGGCCTACGCTGGCTGGACGCGGTGGCGATGGCTGCGGTTGGGGCGCTGGTGCTGGTGGGGCTGGCGTTGCCCGCGATTTATCAGCAGCACGGCGCCGTGTTTCCGTTTCCGTTCACCGAGCTGGCGGTGGTCGTGATCCCGATTCTCGCCGCGCGACGCTTTCCCGTGGCGTTAGGCTGCGTCTTGCTGGTGCTGTTCGCATTGGCGCTGCGCGACCTGCTGCTTCAGCGGTTCGGTGTCGGGACCATGCTGCAACTCTTCAATCTCACGATGTTTGCCTCGGTCGCCCTGGCGGGCGGTTTCGTCCAGGAATGGGTGCTACGTCGTCACTTTCTGTCCGAGGGGCTGTACCTGCTGCGCTCAGTGCGTGATCCCCTCACCCAGCTGCTGAACCGACGTGGCTTTGATGCCGAGGCCCGGCGCATCTGGGCGACCGCCCGGCGGGAACAGCAATCGGTCGGGGTGGCGATGATCGATATCGACCATTTCAAGCAGTTGAACGACGCCTGGGGACATGCGGCCGGAGACCGGATGCTGAGTCGGCTTGCCGAAGTCTTGCGTTCGCAGGCCGCACGCCGGCCCATGGACCTCGTGGGGCGGCTGGGTGGAGAGGAGTTCGCGGTGCTTTGGTACGACCTGCCAGCCGACACGGTGGCCGCACAGGCCGAGCGCGTGCGCCAGGCCGTGGAGGCATTGGCGCTCGACCATCCTCAGCATGCGGCCGTGACCATCAGCGTGGGTTGTACGCAGCTGATTCCACGGGGAGACCTCACCGTGTCGGACGCGCTGGCAGTCGCGGATTCCGCGCTTTATCGCGCCAAGTCCGGGGGACG